The genomic stretch CTCATCTACAAGCCCCAGTGGGTGCCGGTGGGGATCGACCAGGTGCCCCACATCGAGCTGACGCGCGAGGTCGCGCGCCGGTTCAACCACACCTTCGGGGAAATCTTTCCCGAACCCCAGGCCAAGTTGACGGAGATCCCGAAGGTGCCGGGGACGGATGGTCGCAAGATGTCCAAGTCGTATGGCAACGCGATCTATCTCTCGGACTCCGCCGAGACCATCCGGCAGAAGGTGCGGCCGATGGTGACCGACCCCGCCCGCAAGCGGCGGTCGGATCCCGGCAACCCCGAGATCTGTCCCGTGTTCGACCTGCACAAGATCTTCACGCCCGCCGACGATCGCGAGTACTGCGCCACGGGATGCCGCACCGCCGGGATCGGCTGCCTGGACTGCAAGGACGTGCTCCTCAAGCATCTCGAGCCGGCGCTGGCCCCGATCCGCGAGCGGCGACAGGGCTTCGCCGAGAAGCCCGACATGATCGCCGACATCCTGCGCGAGGGCTCGGCCCGGGCCCGCCGGGTGGCCCAGTCCACCATGGAGGAGGTCCGGCGGGCGGTGACGCTCACTCCATGACGGCGACCGCGGCCCCCACGACGCCACCGCCCCTGACGCTGCGGGTGGGGCAGTTCGAGGGACCGTTCGACCTCCTGCTGCATCTCTGCCGGACGAACGAGATCGACCTCGCTGCGCTGCCGATCCGCACGATCACCGATCAGTATCTGGCCCACCTGGAGGCGATGGAATTTCAGGATCTGGAGACGGCCGGCGCCTACCTGGTCATGGCCGCGACGCTGATCTATCTCAAGTCCAAGCTGCTGGTGCCGCCGGACGAGGACGAGGAGCAGTTCGACGAGGACGCCGAAGCGCTCCGTCGGGAGCTGGAGGAGCGCCTCCGGGAGTACGCGCGGGTGAAGGCGCTCGGCGCCTGGCTCGCCGACCGGGAGGCCGAGCAGGCGCTCGTCTGGGGACGCCCGCTGAGCGATCTGCCGCCGCCCGACGACGTGCCGCTGGAGGACCTGAGCCTGCACCTGCTCGAACGCGCGCTCCGGCGCCTCATCGACGAGCAGGCGCGGCGGAAGCCCCGGGAAGTCGAGCCGGAGCCGATGTCGCTCGTGGAGCGGATGGCCGAGATCCTGGCCGTGCTGCGCGACACCTGGTCGCTGCTGTTCTCATCGCTGACCGGCACCGAGCGCGTCCGGTCCGAGGTGGTGGTGACGTTGTTGGCGGTTCTGGAACTGGTGAGGCTCGGCAACATCCGCGCCCAGCAGAGCGAGCTGTTCGGGGAAATCGTCATCGAGCGGCGCGCCGAGCCGCCGGCGAGCGCGCCGAGCGTTGTCCAACCCACGACGAGCGAGGCCACCATTGCCGACTCCGACTGACGTCGTCGAGGCCCTGCTGTTCGCCTCCGATACGCCGCTGGAGGCCGAGCGCATCCGGGAGGTGCTGGACCTGCCGGACGTCGCCGCGGCGCGCGTCCTCGTCGAAGAGCTGCAGGCGCGCTATGCGGCGGCCGACAGCCCGCTGGCGATCGTCGACGTCGCCGGCGGCCACCGCATGGTGACGCGGCCCGAGATCGCACCGTGGCTGCTGCGGCTGGCCAAGGCCCGGACGCGCGCCCGCCTCTCGCGCCCCGCCCTGGAGACGCTGGCCATCGTCGCCTATCGCCAACCGGTGTCGCGCCCGGAGGTAGACGCGATCCGTGGCGTGAACTCGGAGGGGGTGCTGGAGAACCTCTTGGAGCGGCGGCTCATCCGCGTGGCCGGACGCAAGGACGCGCCCGGCCGGCCCTTCCTCTACGAGACGACGCGCGAGTTTCTCGTCGCCTTCGGTCTGCGCGATCTGGGCGACCTGCCCAAGGTCGAGAGCGAGCTGATCGTTCCCGAGGTCCCGGCAACCGCCGCCATCGATGGCGAAGCTGCGACTGAACAAGATCCTGGCCCAAGCGGGGCTGGCGTCCCGGCGAGCGGCTGATCGGCTGGTCTTCGACGGTCGCGTCGCCGTCAACGGCGTGGTGACGCGCGAGCCGGGAACGGTCGCCGATCCTCTCGTCGACACCATCACCGTCGATGGACGCGCGATCCCGGCCGCCGAGGCGAAGCACTACATCCTCCTCAACAAGCCGCGCGGCTACCTCACGTCGCGCGGCGACCCGCGGGGACGCCGGGTCGTCACCGACCTGGTACCGCCGGTGGCGCGCCTCTATCCGGTGGGACGCCTCGACGCCGACGTCGAGGGCGCGCTGCTCCTGACCAACGACGGCGCCCTGACGCACCGCCTCCTGCATCCGCGGTACGGCCTGCCGCGCGTCTACGAAGCAGAGGTCGCGGGCGCGGTCGCCCGGGCCGATCTCGCGCGCTGGCGGCGGGGCGTGATGCTCGACGACGGTCCCGCGGTGCCGCTGACGGTGGAGCCCCTCGGCGCCTTGCCCTCGGGGAGCCATCTTCGCCTGACGTTCACCGAGGGGCGCAAGCACGAGGTGAAGCGCTACTGCGCGGCGCTCGGCCATCCGGTGGTGCGCCTGCGGCGGACCGCCTTCGGTCCGGTGAAGCTCGGCAACTTGCCGGTGGGCGCCGCGCGTCCCCTCACGACCGGGGAGATCGCCGCGCTTCGGCGGGCGGCGGCGGCGCCGGTGGCGCGACGTTGACCTCCGGCTGTGCCGGCGGCAACGCCGCCGCCCTGCGGCGTCGCAGGCTCACTCAGGCTCGCCTCGGGCGGGCGTGCCGGCGGCAACGCCGCCGCCCTGCGGCGTCGCACTGCCTGCCAGTCGCTTGCGCCGGGTTGAAGCGTTGGCCTATAATGCGCGGTATTCAGCAGAGCGGGCAGGAGTCCCTATGAACCTGGACGATTGGCGTTCCAGGATCAACGAGCTCGACAACCAAATCCTTCACCTCCTCAACCAGCGCGCCGAGGCCGCTCTCAACATCGGAGACCTCAAACGACGGCAGGATTCGCCGTCGTATGCCGCCGAGCGGGAAGCCGAGATCGTCGCCCGCCTGACCGCGCTCAACCCGGGCCCGCTCTCGGCCGAAGCCGTGCGCGCGATCTGGAGCGAGATCCTGTCCGGCTGCCGCGCGCTGGAGGGGCCGCTGACAGTGGGCTACCTCGGCCCCCGCGCGACCTTCAGCCACCAGGCCGCGCTCCAGCACTTCGGCTCCTCCGCCGCGTACGCGGGGTTACGGTCGATCGCCGACGTCTTCGACGATATGGAGCACGGACGCGTGGAGTACGGCATCGTGCCGGTCGAGAACAGCGCCGAAGGCGCCGTGAACGTCACGCTGGACCGGCTGATCGACTCGGACGCGCTCGTCTGCGGTGAGCGGTACCTCACGATCACCCAAAACCTGCTCTCGCTGGCCCGCGACCTTGGGGAGATCAAGGTCGTCGTCTCGCATCCCCAGGCGCTGGCGCAGTGCCGCGGCTGGCTGGCCCAGCACCTGCCGGACGTGCCGACGCAGGAGGTGACGTCGACGGCGGCGGCGGCGGAGCTCGCCGCCGGCGACGTCACGGTGGCGGCGATCGCCTCCGACCTGGCGGCGGAGCTGTACGGCGTGCCCGTGCTGAGACCGCGGATCGAGGACAACCCCTACAACTCGACGCGCTTCCTCGTCATCGGGCGACGCGCCACCGGGCCCAGCGAGCGGGACAAGACCTCGATCCTGTTCGCGATGCGCAATGAACCCGGCGCGCTCTACCGTATCCTCGAGCCGTTCGCGCGGCGCGGGCTGAACCTGACCAAGATCGAATCGCGGCCGGCGAAGCGCAGGCCGTGGGAGTACGTGATGTTCGTGGACTTCGAGGGCCATCGCGACACGCCCACGGTCGCCTCGGCGCTGGGCGAGATCGGCGAGCGCACCCTCTTTTTGAAAGTCCTAGGCTCGTACCCCGCGGGATAAGGAGCGAGCGAGCATGACACAGTGGGAGTCACTGGCGAACGAGCATATCCTGGGGATCGCGCCCTACGAGCCGGGGAAGCCGATCGAGGAGCTGGAGCGCGAGCTCGGGATCGCGAACGCCATCAAGCTGGCCTCCAACGAAAACCCGCTGGCCCCCTCCGATCGGGTGCAGAAGGCCGTTGCGGCCGCGCTCAACGTCCTCAACCGCTACCCGGACGGCAGCGGCTTCTATCTGCGGCAGGCCCTGGCCAAGAAGCACGGCGTAACGCCCGAGCACGTGATCCTGGGCAACGGCTCCAACGAGCTGATCGAGCTGCTGGTGCGCACCTTCCTCAAACCCGGGGACGAGGCCATCGTGCC from Candidatus Methylomirabilota bacterium encodes the following:
- the trpS gene encoding tryptophan--tRNA ligase; its protein translation is MAKDRVLSGMRPTGKLHLGNYLGALDNWVRLQESHDCFFFIANWHALTTDAENFREVPGNTIEMVADWLGAGLEPQRCTMFIQSLVPEHAELHLLFSMITPVGWLERVPTYKEMMEQLGIESPSYGLLGYPLLQAADILIYKPQWVPVGIDQVPHIELTREVARRFNHTFGEIFPEPQAKLTEIPKVPGTDGRKMSKSYGNAIYLSDSAETIRQKVRPMVTDPARKRRSDPGNPEICPVFDLHKIFTPADDREYCATGCRTAGIGCLDCKDVLLKHLEPALAPIRERRQGFAEKPDMIADILREGSARARRVAQSTMEEVRRAVTLTP
- a CDS encoding segregation/condensation protein A, which codes for MTATAAPTTPPPLTLRVGQFEGPFDLLLHLCRTNEIDLAALPIRTITDQYLAHLEAMEFQDLETAGAYLVMAATLIYLKSKLLVPPDEDEEQFDEDAEALRRELEERLREYARVKALGAWLADREAEQALVWGRPLSDLPPPDDVPLEDLSLHLLERALRRLIDEQARRKPREVEPEPMSLVERMAEILAVLRDTWSLLFSSLTGTERVRSEVVVTLLAVLELVRLGNIRAQQSELFGEIVIERRAEPPASAPSVVQPTTSEATIADSD
- the scpB gene encoding SMC-Scp complex subunit ScpB; the encoded protein is MPTPTDVVEALLFASDTPLEAERIREVLDLPDVAAARVLVEELQARYAAADSPLAIVDVAGGHRMVTRPEIAPWLLRLAKARTRARLSRPALETLAIVAYRQPVSRPEVDAIRGVNSEGVLENLLERRLIRVAGRKDAPGRPFLYETTREFLVAFGLRDLGDLPKVESELIVPEVPATAAIDGEAATEQDPGPSGAGVPASG
- a CDS encoding pseudouridine synthase, with the protein product MAKLRLNKILAQAGLASRRAADRLVFDGRVAVNGVVTREPGTVADPLVDTITVDGRAIPAAEAKHYILLNKPRGYLTSRGDPRGRRVVTDLVPPVARLYPVGRLDADVEGALLLTNDGALTHRLLHPRYGLPRVYEAEVAGAVARADLARWRRGVMLDDGPAVPLTVEPLGALPSGSHLRLTFTEGRKHEVKRYCAALGHPVVRLRRTAFGPVKLGNLPVGAARPLTTGEIAALRRAAAAPVARR
- the pheA gene encoding prephenate dehydratase, translated to MNLDDWRSRINELDNQILHLLNQRAEAALNIGDLKRRQDSPSYAAEREAEIVARLTALNPGPLSAEAVRAIWSEILSGCRALEGPLTVGYLGPRATFSHQAALQHFGSSAAYAGLRSIADVFDDMEHGRVEYGIVPVENSAEGAVNVTLDRLIDSDALVCGERYLTITQNLLSLARDLGEIKVVVSHPQALAQCRGWLAQHLPDVPTQEVTSTAAAAELAAGDVTVAAIASDLAAELYGVPVLRPRIEDNPYNSTRFLVIGRRATGPSERDKTSILFAMRNEPGALYRILEPFARRGLNLTKIESRPAKRRPWEYVMFVDFEGHRDTPTVASALGEIGERTLFLKVLGSYPAG